The Aedes aegypti strain LVP_AGWG unplaced genomic scaffold, AaegL5.0 Primary Assembly AGWG_AaegL5_hic_scaff_830_PBJ_arrow, whole genome shotgun sequence genome includes a window with the following:
- the LOC110681416 gene encoding uncharacterized protein LOC110681416 encodes MDPSASTGDDLLDVPNGDPAKFCRLCCSELDVEELFPDGQGIRQDVIDRIYGCTGIRITLEDDYPSAVCWICLMSLEEFQWFRDRCQRYDVLIRRKRKLMIADREKVPILVGNHGFPVVEEDDGDYDDDDDEDEPDGPVLRISAVQEKCSYSRGGKFGCAPIVPARTGGTGCQAKRRSAGSFCRSFHIRWGWISRVRGRRETVPV; translated from the exons ATGGATCCGTCCGCGTCCACCGGGGACGACCTGCTGGATGT GCCAAATGGCGATCCGGCTAAATTCTGTCGGCTGTGCTGTTCGGAGCTGGATGTGGAGGAGCTGTTTCCGGACGGGCAGGGTATTCGGCAGGATGTGATCGATCGGATTTACGGGTGCACCGGAATTCGGATTACATTGGAGGACGATTATCCGTCGGCGGTTTGCTGGATTTGTTTGATGtcgttggaggaattccagtggTTCCGGGACCGGTGCCAGCGGTACGATGTGCTGATCCGCAGGAAACGTAAACTGATGATCGCCGACCGGGAAAAAGTTCCGATACTGGTTGGAAATCATGGTTTTCCGGTCGTGGAGGAAGATGATGGGGAttacgacgacgatgacgatgaagATGAACCGGATGGACCCGTGCTACGGATTTCAGCCGTTCAGGAAAAATGTTCGTACTCTAGAGGAGGAAAGTTTGGTTGTGCCCCAATCGTTCCAGCCCGCACCGGAGGAACAGGATGTCAAGCCAAACGCAGAAGCGCTGGCAGCTTTTGCCGCTCATTTCATATCCGGTGGGGATGGATCTCCCGCGTCCGAGGACGCCGAGAAACGGTTCCAGTGTAA